A genomic segment from bacterium encodes:
- a CDS encoding RNA-binding protein, which translates to MNSNKLYVGNLSYKADDQSLTDLFSQAGSVTSAKIIMDKMSGRSKGFGFVEMATEEEASKAIEMFHNYSFMERNLTVNVAKPMEKKSFGDRSRSNRY; encoded by the coding sequence ATGAATTCCAACAAACTTTACGTTGGCAATCTTTCGTACAAAGCGGACGATCAATCATTGACGGATCTGTTTTCACAAGCCGGTTCGGTAACGTCTGCTAAGATCATCATGGACAAAATGTCCGGTCGTTCCAAAGGTTTTGGTTTCGTCGAAATGGCCACCGAAGAAGAAGCTTCAAAAGCGATCGAAATGTTCCACAACTATTCGTTTATGGAACGCAATCTGACTGTGAATGTTGCTAAACCGATGGAAAAGAAATCGTTTGGCGATCGTTCACGCTCAAACCGCTATTAA
- a CDS encoding stage II sporulation protein M, with product MTLDDFVTKKKPHWYKLHALVDTYERDKNLPHQDLTEMIRLYRAACADYAFARLTFPYERIVGELHQLISRSHNTIYGRTKITRFHWSSYFLIDIPATILRHRRLIFLSALIFVLGGLFAFAGSFANNDLPRHLLGDAYVSKTESNIRSDDPFAIYKSEQSPAMSGFLMTNNIKVTFLTFAFGLFAGIGTLYVLFHNGLIIGAFFYIFFKHGLLFSSFLTIMMHGTLELFSVFIAGGAGLCIGRALVFPGNFPRITALRNASREALTLIIGIVPMLIIAGIIEGFITRLSLPDEMKIIFIGANLIVLGWYLMRSKAMDKIS from the coding sequence ATGACATTAGATGATTTCGTCACTAAAAAGAAACCACATTGGTACAAGCTTCACGCATTAGTAGATACGTATGAGCGTGACAAAAATTTACCGCATCAGGATTTGACGGAAATGATTCGTCTTTACCGGGCCGCTTGTGCCGATTATGCATTTGCCCGGTTGACGTTTCCATATGAACGCATCGTTGGCGAGTTGCATCAGCTTATCAGCCGCTCTCATAACACGATCTACGGAAGAACCAAAATAACAAGGTTTCACTGGTCATCATATTTTTTAATAGATATTCCGGCCACTATTTTACGTCACCGACGTCTGATCTTTCTTTCAGCTTTGATTTTTGTGCTTGGGGGATTATTTGCGTTTGCCGGTTCTTTTGCTAATAACGACTTGCCGAGGCATTTACTTGGTGATGCCTATGTCAGCAAAACAGAATCCAATATTCGTTCTGACGATCCTTTTGCAATATATAAATCCGAACAAAGTCCCGCGATGTCCGGGTTTTTGATGACAAATAATATAAAAGTGACATTTTTAACATTTGCATTTGGCCTTTTTGCCGGCATCGGCACACTCTATGTTTTATTTCACAACGGACTGATCATCGGCGCATTCTTTTATATATTTTTTAAGCATGGTCTGTTGTTCTCTTCGTTTCTTACGATCATGATGCACGGAACATTGGAATTATTCAGTGTTTTTATTGCCGGCGGGGCCGGTTTGTGTATCGGCCGCGCTTTGGTTTTTCCCGGAAATTTTCCACGCATAACAGCTTTACGCAATGCATCCCGCGAAGCCCTCACGCTGATCATCGGCATTGTTCCTATGCTTATTATTGCAGGTATTATCGAAGGCTTTATTACAAGACTTTCTTTACCGGACGAGATGAAAATTATTTTTATTGGAGCAAATTTAATAGTGTTAGGTTGGTACCTGATGCGATCCAAAGCAATGGATAAAATAAGCTAA
- a CDS encoding ubiquinol-cytochrome c reductase iron-sulfur subunit, with protein MIRRQFLLRMATACAGIFGMGFTAKKALLGENEKFEILIKDYPELEKVGGSKLIKDIEIGSQTDNIIVVRKKEDEFVVFSAICRHKKCNVKYKNEKSLFVCPCHGSTYDMDGKVQKGPSTTDILKYKSERKGDKLIVYA; from the coding sequence ATGATCCGAAGACAATTTTTGCTACGCATGGCAACTGCTTGTGCGGGGATTTTTGGAATGGGATTTACCGCTAAAAAAGCATTATTGGGCGAAAACGAAAAATTCGAAATCTTGATCAAGGACTATCCGGAATTGGAAAAAGTCGGCGGGTCAAAGCTCATAAAAGATATCGAAATAGGCTCACAAACGGACAATATTATTGTTGTTCGTAAAAAGGAAGATGAGTTTGTTGTTTTTTCTGCCATTTGTCGCCACAAAAAGTGTAATGTAAAATACAAAAACGAAAAATCGCTTTTCGTATGCCCTTGTCACGGTAGTACTTACGATATGGACGGAAAAGTGCAAAAAGGACCTTCCACAACCGACATTTTGAAATACAAATCGGAAAGAAAAGGCGATAAACTTATCGTATATGCTTAG
- a CDS encoding Rieske (2Fe-2S) protein — MMRLIVALPVIGGLVFWLNEDESTPDLQGDVKDKNGQPIKASDIDIGRGKICLVNEEKILVINDLERYYALYAHCTHQGCIVRWNTKEALVQCGCHGARFDTSGHVLMGPATRPLTAYQVVIKDGFLKLSGKKITPA, encoded by the coding sequence ATGATGCGGTTGATCGTAGCGTTACCGGTGATCGGAGGACTGGTGTTCTGGCTTAATGAAGATGAATCAACACCGGATTTGCAAGGCGATGTAAAAGATAAAAACGGTCAACCGATAAAAGCTTCGGATATAGATATCGGCCGCGGCAAAATTTGCTTGGTCAACGAAGAAAAGATCTTAGTGATCAACGATCTGGAACGTTACTATGCGCTTTATGCGCACTGTACACATCAAGGATGTATCGTTCGGTGGAACACTAAAGAAGCATTAGTGCAATGCGGTTGTCATGGCGCACGATTTGATACATCGGGTCATGTACTTATGGGGCCGGCCACGCGACCTCTTACAGCATATCAAGTCGTAATCAAAGACGGGTTTCTAAAATTATCCGGTAAAAAAATCACCCCAGCATAA
- the ftcD gene encoding glutamate formimidoyltransferase, with the protein MSTKSIVECVPNFSEGRDTKVIQTITDAIEKTNGIRLLNVEPDKDYNRVVVTFAGDPQPCVDAALAGMAAACETIDMRRHKGEHPRMGATDVVPFVPVSGVTMDDCAALAYQFGERAARDLHVPMYLYAHAARRPERKKLPDIRKGEYEGLREKLTDPMWAPDYGSSDYSERVARSGATVTGARFFLVAYNVNVETKDVQQADEIALRVRESGRPKKDAQGNTVKDEKGKVIRIPGSLRETQAKGIWMESFGITQVSMNLLNYLITGMHTAYEECKKEAANLGTRVTGSEIVGLIPKDAITMAGRFYADKLKLQISSDDDLIDCAIEQLGLNQLAPFDPKKKIIDFMLG; encoded by the coding sequence ATGTCAACCAAATCGATAGTCGAATGCGTGCCTAATTTCAGCGAAGGCCGCGATACCAAAGTAATACAAACCATTACGGACGCCATTGAAAAAACAAACGGCATCCGCTTGCTTAATGTCGAACCTGATAAAGATTACAATCGCGTGGTCGTAACCTTTGCAGGCGACCCGCAACCCTGTGTGGATGCGGCTCTGGCCGGTATGGCCGCCGCTTGTGAAACGATCGACATGCGTCGGCATAAGGGCGAACACCCGCGCATGGGCGCGACGGATGTGGTGCCTTTTGTTCCGGTCAGTGGTGTTACCATGGATGATTGCGCCGCTCTCGCATATCAATTTGGCGAACGTGCTGCTCGCGATCTTCACGTTCCTATGTATTTGTACGCACATGCCGCACGTCGCCCGGAACGTAAAAAACTACCGGACATCCGCAAAGGTGAATACGAAGGCTTACGCGAAAAATTAACCGATCCGATGTGGGCTCCCGATTACGGCAGTTCAGATTACTCTGAACGCGTAGCCCGTTCCGGAGCTACGGTTACCGGTGCACGATTTTTTCTTGTCGCTTATAATGTCAACGTAGAAACCAAAGATGTCCAGCAAGCTGATGAAATCGCACTGCGTGTGCGTGAAAGCGGGCGCCCCAAAAAGGATGCACAAGGCAATACGGTGAAGGATGAAAAAGGTAAAGTCATTCGCATCCCGGGCTCATTACGCGAAACACAAGCTAAAGGCATATGGATGGAGTCTTTCGGGATCACACAAGTCTCCATGAATTTACTCAATTACCTTATTACCGGAATGCATACGGCCTATGAAGAATGTAAAAAGGAAGCCGCGAACCTTGGTACACGCGTAACCGGGAGTGAAATTGTAGGATTGATACCTAAAGATGCAATTACGATGGCCGGACGATTTTATGCGGATAAATTAAAGTTACAAATCAGCAGCGATGACGATCTCATAGACTGTGCGATCGAACAACTGGGCCTCAACCAACTGGCTCCTTTTGATCCCAAGAAGAAGATCATTGATTTTATGCTGGGGTGA
- a CDS encoding phosphomannomutase/phosphoglucomutase gives MPTKKKPVKKVVRKSKLKAKKATKKTLAKTSARPAKKTKSVKPKRKPSKKVTARKKVKPVSRKVVKKKSTGKKSSVASLKPKSPVFVNPNIFREYDIRGIVADDLQIEVVELLGKAYGTYMVDKGAKVVTVGRDVRTTSLALKNALVKGMMSTGLEVIDVGEVPTPVLYYSIVFYKTDGGIMVTGSHNPREYNGFKMCLGLAPIFGTEIQRLRHIIDGKAFATGNGTYHEKTIISQYIQMITEKIHLDKKFKIVIDAGNGTAGTIAPKIFRKLGCEVIELYCEPDGTFPNHLPDPTKLEYIKDLQDLVVEHQADLGLGFDGDTDRVGAIDELGRVVWADKLIALLAREINQKNPGQKILFDVKCSQGLIEDIQTHGGVPVMWKTGHSLLKAKMKELHNPLAGEMSGHIFFADDFYGYDDAIYVAARLVQMISRAPHTLSELSDSFPKFYSTPEIRVDTTEADKFRIVDEVRDYFRKKYEIIDVDGVRILYGDGWGLVRASNTQPVLVVRFEAKTEARVHAIMNEVITKLREYPTVQINEADLIIA, from the coding sequence ATGCCGACCAAAAAGAAACCCGTAAAAAAAGTAGTTCGCAAGTCCAAACTCAAAGCAAAAAAAGCGACCAAAAAAACTTTAGCTAAAACATCTGCGCGTCCTGCCAAAAAAACGAAATCCGTAAAACCAAAGCGTAAACCGTCCAAAAAAGTTACGGCGCGTAAGAAGGTTAAACCGGTATCTCGCAAAGTTGTAAAAAAGAAGAGCACAGGGAAGAAATCATCCGTCGCTTCGCTTAAACCCAAATCACCTGTTTTTGTAAATCCTAATATATTCCGTGAATACGACATTCGCGGCATTGTCGCCGATGACTTACAGATCGAAGTCGTTGAATTACTCGGTAAAGCATACGGCACGTATATGGTGGATAAAGGCGCCAAAGTTGTAACCGTCGGACGGGATGTCCGGACTACGTCGCTCGCGCTCAAAAATGCATTGGTCAAAGGTATGATGTCCACCGGACTTGAAGTGATTGACGTCGGTGAAGTGCCCACACCCGTACTTTATTACTCGATTGTTTTTTATAAAACCGACGGCGGCATCATGGTCACCGGCAGCCACAATCCGCGTGAATACAACGGGTTCAAAATGTGCCTCGGCTTGGCCCCTATTTTTGGCACAGAGATTCAGCGCCTCCGCCACATCATTGACGGCAAAGCTTTCGCTACCGGCAACGGCACCTATCATGAAAAAACGATCATTTCGCAATACATTCAGATGATTACCGAAAAAATCCATCTGGATAAGAAATTTAAAATCGTTATTGATGCCGGCAATGGTACGGCTGGCACGATCGCACCCAAAATTTTCCGCAAACTGGGTTGTGAAGTGATCGAATTGTATTGCGAACCGGACGGAACATTCCCCAATCACCTTCCTGATCCCACCAAACTGGAGTATATCAAAGACCTTCAGGATCTCGTGGTCGAACATCAAGCCGATCTTGGCCTTGGATTTGACGGTGATACGGACCGCGTAGGCGCTATTGACGAACTCGGCCGCGTCGTTTGGGCGGACAAGCTGATCGCTTTGCTGGCCCGCGAAATCAATCAGAAAAACCCAGGCCAGAAAATTCTTTTTGATGTCAAATGTTCGCAAGGTTTAATTGAAGATATTCAAACCCATGGTGGTGTTCCGGTAATGTGGAAAACCGGCCATTCGCTGCTTAAAGCTAAGATGAAAGAACTCCATAATCCGCTCGCCGGTGAAATGAGCGGGCATATTTTCTTTGCTGATGACTTTTATGGGTATGATGATGCGATTTATGTGGCCGCACGCCTGGTGCAGATGATAAGCCGTGCACCGCATACTCTATCTGAACTTTCAGATAGTTTTCCAAAATTTTATTCAACGCCTGAAATTCGCGTGGACACCACCGAGGCGGATAAATTTCGCATCGTAGATGAAGTTCGCGATTATTTCCGTAAGAAATATGAAATCATTGACGTAGATGGCGTACGAATTTTATATGGTGACGGTTGGGGTCTTGTGCGTGCATCCAATACACAGCCTGTACTGGTGGTACGATTCGAAGCCAAAACCGAAGCCCGCGTTCATGCCATTATGAATGAGGTGATAACCAAATTACGCGAATATCCGACGGTACAAATCAACGAAGCCGATCTGATCATCGCATGA
- a CDS encoding NAD-dependent succinate-semialdehyde dehydrogenase has product MLPFISINPSNGKKIQSYTETDKDKLNRMIRQSHERFILWSRTSFTERANLLNKISDGLLRERENLARLMALEMGKPITQGLAEADKCAWVCRYYAENAETFLKPNDIPTEAKKSYVCFSPLGVVLGIMPWNFPLWQVLRFAAPTWMAGNTIILKHAPNVSGCAEAIARLVSEAGAPQGLYSVIHVQPDVIEDVISNPCIAAVTLTGSTAAGKSVAGLAGRNLKKCVLELGGSDPYIILEDANLETTVDACVTSRLINSGQSCIAAKRFIVTAPVYDDFVEQFVQTMKIKTYGDPQEGNYDIGPIARNDLREKLHSQVLTGKQEGAHVILGGEIPERAGFFYPCTVITDVKKGMALYHEETFGPVATIIRSENETEAIAIANDTMYGLGAAVFTSDVERGEKLAKDHLLAGSCFVNAFVRSDPRLPFGGIKESGLGRELGLYGIREFVNVKTVYVA; this is encoded by the coding sequence ATGTTACCATTTATCAGTATCAATCCATCCAACGGTAAAAAAATACAAAGTTATACAGAAACAGATAAGGACAAGCTCAACCGGATGATCCGCCAGTCTCATGAGCGATTTATTTTGTGGTCCCGAACAAGTTTTACCGAGCGCGCGAATCTGTTGAATAAAATTTCAGACGGATTGCTTCGTGAGAGAGAAAATTTGGCACGGCTGATGGCGTTGGAAATGGGTAAGCCGATAACGCAGGGGTTAGCCGAAGCCGACAAATGTGCATGGGTTTGCAGGTATTATGCCGAAAACGCAGAAACTTTTCTCAAACCAAACGATATTCCCACCGAAGCGAAAAAAAGTTACGTTTGTTTTTCTCCACTAGGTGTGGTACTGGGCATCATGCCATGGAATTTTCCGTTGTGGCAGGTGTTGCGATTTGCAGCGCCGACATGGATGGCGGGTAACACGATCATACTCAAACATGCACCGAATGTTTCGGGATGTGCGGAGGCCATTGCCCGATTGGTATCCGAAGCCGGCGCACCGCAAGGATTGTACTCCGTGATTCATGTTCAGCCTGATGTAATCGAAGATGTTATTTCTAATCCTTGTATCGCGGCGGTGACGCTCACCGGCAGTACAGCCGCGGGAAAGTCGGTCGCGGGTTTGGCCGGGCGAAATTTAAAAAAATGCGTACTTGAGCTTGGAGGGAGTGATCCGTACATCATTTTAGAAGATGCGAATTTGGAGACAACCGTGGACGCTTGTGTCACTTCACGCCTCATCAATAGCGGTCAAAGTTGCATCGCGGCCAAACGATTTATCGTCACAGCACCGGTCTATGATGATTTTGTGGAGCAATTTGTGCAGACGATGAAAATAAAAACGTATGGTGATCCGCAGGAGGGTAATTACGATATCGGGCCGATCGCGCGAAACGATTTACGTGAAAAACTTCATTCGCAAGTTCTAACAGGAAAACAAGAAGGCGCCCATGTAATACTAGGTGGTGAGATACCGGAAAGAGCGGGTTTCTTTTATCCTTGTACGGTAATTACCGATGTAAAAAAAGGAATGGCTTTATATCATGAAGAGACGTTTGGACCTGTGGCTACTATAATCCGTTCGGAAAATGAAACAGAAGCTATCGCGATAGCCAATGATACGATGTACGGGCTTGGCGCAGCCGTATTTACTTCCGACGTCGAGCGCGGTGAAAAATTAGCCAAGGATCATCTTTTAGCCGGTTCGTGTTTCGTTAATGCGTTTGTGCGCTCAGATCCGAGATTACCATTTGGCGGCATCAAAGAATCCGGATTGGGAAGAGAATTGGGTTTGTATGGCATACGCGAATTTGTAAACGTTAAAACAGTATATGTAGCGTGA
- a CDS encoding EamA family transporter codes for MAFAAIYFIWGSTYLGIKYAIETIPPFLMAGIRNFSPGLFLFIVLKLRGEPSPERSHWRDASIIGALLLLGGNGLVTWAESYVPSGLAALLVATVPLWMSVINGFYGDKLMPTRREIVSILLGLCGLAVLIGPEEIIGGGRIHTLGAFALIAATLLWSFGSLFSRRAHLPSSPMMTVSIEMMVGGGLLLILAVFTGDWYSVQWSAVSQKSILAVIYLCVFGSLLGFTAYIWLLKHVAPNKVATYAYVNPIVAVLLGALMGGEELTVRTLVSAGIIILAVVLMTIKRTTTAQEIKS; via the coding sequence TTGGCCTTTGCGGCTATTTATTTCATTTGGGGTTCAACGTATCTCGGCATTAAGTATGCGATCGAAACGATCCCGCCATTTTTGATGGCCGGTATTCGAAATTTTTCACCGGGTTTATTTTTGTTCATCGTATTAAAACTTCGCGGTGAACCCTCACCGGAACGTTCACACTGGCGTGACGCCTCGATCATCGGCGCTTTGCTTCTGCTTGGTGGAAATGGTCTTGTGACCTGGGCCGAATCGTACGTGCCGTCCGGCTTAGCCGCTTTGCTTGTAGCAACCGTGCCTCTATGGATGTCCGTGATCAATGGATTTTACGGTGATAAGCTAATGCCTACGCGCCGCGAAATCGTAAGTATTCTTCTTGGTTTATGCGGTTTGGCCGTCTTGATCGGACCTGAGGAAATTATTGGCGGCGGTAGAATCCACACCTTAGGCGCATTCGCTTTGATTGCAGCCACGCTCCTTTGGTCATTTGGTTCGCTTTTTTCACGACGTGCTCATTTGCCAAGCTCACCGATGATGACGGTGTCTATAGAGATGATGGTCGGCGGTGGGTTATTGCTCATTCTTGCCGTATTTACCGGGGACTGGTATTCCGTACAATGGAGCGCCGTATCACAAAAATCCATTCTTGCTGTTATTTATTTATGCGTTTTTGGCTCGCTGCTTGGGTTTACAGCGTATATTTGGCTTCTCAAACACGTTGCCCCCAATAAAGTAGCAACGTATGCGTATGTCAACCCCATCGTAGCCGTTTTGCTGGGTGCCTTGATGGGCGGCGAGGAATTGACCGTGCGAACTTTGGTATCTGCCGGTATTATTATTTTGGCCGTAGTTTTGATGACGATCAAACGAACAACAACAGCACAAGAAATAAAGAGTTAG
- a CDS encoding LysE family translocator — protein MDYALFSIFFVTTFLMALSPGPAVFLIMSQGMKFGVRGSMLGALGIEVMNALYFFISALGLSAALLAFPVIFQVLKWGGIGYLIFMGIKILITAKPRPMQTVQVEADKKLFSQGIITQAANPKAVIYFGSMLPQFIAPDKSIALQFTVLAVVGCVMEFIILSAYGWIAHKGAQFLPGPRAVLWQDRIAGICLLTVALVLITK, from the coding sequence ATGGACTACGCTCTATTTTCGATTTTTTTTGTAACCACTTTTTTGATGGCGTTATCGCCGGGTCCGGCGGTTTTTCTCATTATGAGTCAGGGCATGAAGTTTGGCGTGCGCGGAAGCATGCTGGGTGCGCTGGGTATTGAGGTAATGAATGCGCTGTATTTTTTTATTTCGGCTCTTGGTCTAAGCGCCGCTTTGCTTGCTTTTCCTGTTATATTTCAAGTTCTAAAATGGGGCGGCATCGGATATCTCATATTTATGGGCATCAAAATACTGATCACGGCCAAACCTCGCCCTATGCAAACGGTTCAAGTTGAAGCTGATAAAAAATTATTCAGCCAAGGCATCATTACACAAGCGGCCAATCCCAAGGCGGTGATTTATTTTGGATCCATGTTACCGCAATTTATCGCTCCGGACAAATCCATTGCTTTACAATTTACTGTTTTAGCTGTTGTAGGTTGTGTCATGGAGTTTATCATCCTGTCGGCGTATGGATGGATTGCTCATAAAGGTGCACAATTTTTACCCGGACCGCGAGCCGTACTCTGGCAAGACCGTATTGCGGGAATTTGTTTACTGACCGTAGCGTTGGTTCTTATTACCAAATAA
- a CDS encoding leucine-rich repeat domain-containing protein: protein MIGYKRENLNTFPNEIFSFRDLRVLHLHKSNLTSLPDRFEFCPQLTDASFYQNDLTKIPESIFKLKNLRRLNFGDNRIDTLSSLIGELPCLEMLDLGHNELDEIPDEIGDLSALQFLYLTDNNLTDFPQTLKKLTNLRYLNISENSFSGLPTSIGELTSLVELRASDNRIENMDIRWNGWPALRELHLQNNQLTKLPDGLGGLSLLRKLFLQNNELKELPSVLAKLKSLVELNLRNNCLYELPKMIGDLVRLADLDLRQNCLKDLPGSLTRLPHLYKLDLRWNEIKENNPVVEALREKGCVVYT from the coding sequence ATGATCGGATATAAGCGCGAAAACCTGAACACGTTTCCGAATGAAATTTTTTCATTCCGCGATCTCAGGGTTTTGCATCTTCATAAAAGCAATCTTACTTCGTTGCCCGATCGTTTTGAATTCTGCCCTCAGCTCACCGATGCGAGCTTTTATCAAAACGATTTAACTAAAATTCCCGAAAGTATTTTTAAGCTTAAAAACTTACGAAGACTCAATTTTGGTGATAATCGTATTGACACCCTCTCCTCTTTGATCGGTGAACTTCCCTGTCTTGAAATGCTTGATCTCGGACACAATGAACTGGATGAAATACCCGATGAAATCGGTGATTTGAGCGCTTTGCAATTTCTCTATCTCACAGATAACAATTTGACCGATTTCCCGCAAACATTAAAAAAACTAACCAACCTCCGGTATCTAAATATATCAGAGAATTCATTTAGTGGGTTACCGACTTCAATTGGGGAACTTACTTCGCTAGTCGAATTGCGAGCAAGCGATAATCGTATTGAGAACATGGATATTCGGTGGAACGGATGGCCAGCGCTTCGCGAACTGCATTTGCAAAATAATCAATTGACCAAATTACCGGATGGTTTGGGCGGCTTATCGTTATTGAGAAAACTTTTTTTACAAAATAATGAATTAAAAGAATTACCGTCGGTGCTGGCGAAGCTGAAGAGTTTAGTAGAACTTAATTTGCGAAATAACTGTCTATACGAATTGCCGAAAATGATCGGTGACTTAGTTCGTTTGGCTGATCTTGATCTTCGACAAAACTGCTTAAAAGACTTACCGGGGTCTTTAACCCGACTACCGCATCTCTATAAACTGGATTTGCGTTGGAATGAAATCAAAGAAAACAATCCTGTAGTCGAAGCATTACGCGAAAAGGGTTGTGTGGTTTATACCTGA
- a CDS encoding DinB family protein produces the protein MRIVLLLAALNLSASLYAQDKKTPAAGFRAEFLMHLDQMEKKYTDMANTIPADKYGYRPAEGVRSIGEVLMHCAGGNYFLLGFIGVKSDTPMNENFEKNADPKKATETIKASFALVRNTVLNMSDADMDKTVKFFGGKDATIRNVLFTAMNHQHEHLGQLIAYARANGITPPWSAN, from the coding sequence ATGCGTATCGTATTATTATTAGCTGCATTGAATTTATCCGCGTCGCTTTACGCCCAGGATAAAAAAACGCCCGCCGCCGGTTTTCGAGCCGAATTTCTCATGCATTTGGATCAAATGGAAAAGAAATACACGGATATGGCGAACACCATTCCTGCGGATAAATACGGGTACCGTCCCGCTGAAGGCGTACGATCCATCGGTGAAGTACTGATGCATTGTGCCGGGGGAAATTATTTTTTACTCGGATTTATCGGCGTCAAATCCGATACACCGATGAACGAGAATTTTGAAAAAAATGCCGACCCCAAAAAAGCCACGGAAACGATTAAAGCTTCGTTTGCACTGGTGCGCAACACGGTGTTAAACATGAGCGATGCCGACATGGATAAGACAGTAAAATTTTTCGGCGGCAAAGACGCCACCATTCGCAATGTACTTTTTACGGCAATGAATCATCAACATGAACACCTTGGCCAGCTTATAGCGTACGCGCGTGCGAATGGAATTACGCCGCCGTGGAGTGCCAACTGA